The Microplitis demolitor isolate Queensland-Clemson2020A chromosome 9, iyMicDemo2.1a, whole genome shotgun sequence genomic sequence TcaggtgaaatttttattgcaagaAAAGAAAAAGTCTGGGATTTAATTATTCGCACGACAGAACAATTGCTTTATACACTTTCTCTCCGGACAATGACATTAGATCGAGACTAAGTACTTTCAGACGTGACAATTAATTACGTAATTTgtcaaacaattaattaaattttaataattaccgttattagttttaattgtaaataatttatttcattatttatttttaataattattatactcttatccaaaatttaatttcgtcaaaataattttctaatttattttgattttcattaaaaaaaaaaaaaaatttactgcattgtcatttttttaaatctgaaaTTAAGACAGTAtagcaaaatttcaaaaaattaaaaatttctagagcTCGATTTTCAAGTTCTtataaaagtcaattttttttgtttcaaacccaaaaaaattcatcaattatttttgtttcaaaaattatcatcctaaagttcaaaattgtctgaaatttaaaactttcatttatgagaattttaaaaactaatttttatcaagagGTTTCTtaaaaatctactaaaaattaataaaaaaaaaattttatttattttaattaacaaaataattaaattaataaaaattatttatcaaataaataataaaaattttcagcctcTTTCAATCCCGTCAACAAAACGTTACCTTTTCTATCACGATGCAAGTGATCGATAACTTTCACATTTTCATTTCGATACAAAGTCATCAGTCCATCATtataatcatcattattattattaaagaaactTTTCTCATGACCTAAACAACAATTTTCGTCACGTATCCTAGGTCTAGTCCCGTCTCTGAGTGACCTCGAATTactaattgaattatttccattatcggaattattttcaaaactgACCTTAAccccaaaattaaaattgaatccATTTCCCAACACTTCATTGATCTTCATAACTTTCACGTTCCCATCAGTGGACCATTCTCTCACGTCCTCGTCAATTTTACTATCACGTGGTAAAATCTCATCTATATAATACTCAAGggaattattataatcagCATTAAAGTTTGCCGCGTTACCAAATCTCGTGTCGTTAAATTCTTCGACTTTGAGTGACGAAACTATTTTAGAAAGATGTTTTGTCACTTTATTAATTACGTAGCTCTCATTAGCGTTACGTCTAATACGCACTGACAAACTTCCTGCCTgaaattgtatatttaaataaactaattaattaaatttataaattaaaatcttatgTGTTTACTTACTAATTTACCGAAGGACTgaaaccaaaatttttcatttcgaaACTCCAAAACCCCGTCAATGTTTAAGGCTTCTTTCAAACATTTATCTAGTTCATCAATAATGTAATCAGGGACTTTCTATAATTATACTAGATTATTTagcttttaattattcaaatattttaaataatttaattacctgtaatattacatttaatgtataaaatcCTAGTGGTAATATTGTCCGAGTGGTCAGGCCAATTAAAATGAAAGCTGCTGCTGTATCGATTATATGAATTTCCCTTTAATTGTTATtaccaattattaattaacacttgataatatagaataatgcgagtagtttaattaaagagtcataaataatttttattactcattttaaataacGCAGAggttattttacattttttgggaactctataaattttttataaataaatctatatcaTATTCGAGTTGCTGAGAAAATTTCCTGttaaatgagtacccacatcaataggttttgaaaaagtcgaaaattcatatttttttttttttgaaattgtaattttttcaattagatgtttttttctgtacAAATATTGACGTGACTACTCATTTGACTCATTGCCGCGTTATTTGAACGGTGAAACTattgatttttgtaaaatgaaaaaaaaaaattgaatatttttgattttttttttttttatgtaaatataatgatgtgggtactcaaattAGAGGAAATTTACCCACGAACCCAGTGGCACTACTAATTTcgctgaaatattttttttttgttttttaattaaaatagataaatcaGTCATACCAAAAATGTATAATGAAATGCGTAGCACAAAGGATAATTGCACTGATTATATTCCCAGAAACAATGGGATTACATCCTTTGAAAGTAGGACATGGTATACAACAAATAACATGATTTAACCCAGCATCTGGATACGCAACAATCGTTCCTATGTGAGCCAAAAATCCGAGTATTGCTCCAAAACCTATTCTCccacttaaatttaattaacaacatAAATTTACATTCTCCACCTTCTTTATGATcatcatcaattattaatccaataaagaaatatatatatgttgtcaATAATCCGCGGCTTTCCATTCAAAATTTAGGcggcaaaatttttcaaaaaattataatattataatatttatgtataattaataaaagtcaaatttaatgTTACTGTATAatggaatataaaatataaaatacataatatataagtaaataaatatgaagctgataaaaaaaaatagccacGTGATATATTGATACGTTAAAGTCAAGGAATAATAGATGACCTTAGacttagtaattataatttatcaactatGCTCATTTCCCCTCGTTAACGCGAGGctctttattactttttatcggccaaggaaatttttaatatattttagaaatttaatatatttatttatttaaataaataaaattttgatgatttattataaaataattcaaaatatatatgaaataactTACGCATTAATTCGAGGCTGATTACCAAtacgaataattatttcaatagaaaCAAACGCCTGGAGAATTAGTAGGACGCATGTCGATATTAGAAGTGCAAATACTTCATATTTTTGTTCGAATgtcaatgatatttttgaattatcattattatcattattactattattattattattattagtcttGCTGTTGGTGATATTAGAATTGgtattaacaaatttaataaacgcTGAGTCTACAAAACAACTTGAACCCGAACGATAATTATTCTCATTCTTAGAATAACTAGAGGTCAATAAACTACTGCGTGATATGCATATCGATATAAAACAGACAACTAGTACAAATATATTGAAGATTATTGTATTGACGTACGCATTCaatgctgaaaaaaattataattgttaaaataagccattaaaaattttaaaaattaagtttgtTATGTTACTAgtagtagaaaattaaaaaaagtactgcATTGACATGTAAAATCAATGCAGATACAAACTATAGCTACTTCAGTaatcaattatcaatttttttttaattttttaatctatataCTGCTGGTAAAAAGCAATGACTGTGTCGTAGCCAATTCGTAGCCAATGCTGTATAAATTACGACTATTAGAGTAACTAATAGtcggtttgaaaaaaattaattattttattactgctactagaaaaataatgaaaagcaCTGCACTGACATGTGAAATCAATGCAGATACAAACTATTGTTacttcagtaattaattaccaatttttttattacttaatctATTTACTGCTGGTAAAAAGCAACAATAGCTGTATTGACACTCGTAATCAATGTTATGTAAATTGCGGCTATTGAAGTAACTAATAGTCTGTTtgtaacattaattattttcactagTAGAAAAATTACGAAAAGCACTGCATTGATTTACAAAATCAATGCACACCAATTACGGCAATTACTGCAGTTAATaagcgatttaaaaatttttttttaagcactTTAGCtacagataatttaaaaattaattagcaatCCACCGTCTGAGTCAACTCGAATATTTTATGCAGAGAAATGTGGGAAAAATGAGACACTTCTAAAAAGGTAAATTGTTCTTATAAATGTTTAACTTTAGTCTCTAGAAAAAATATGGGTAAGTCGGTCACTCTAAATAGTccgacaattcaaaattttgaccaaaaactaaattcattttttctaaagactcatataaatacaaataaatgattattcatgagcaaaaatttattatcataatcccgtagtttaaataattaattttaataacaaacatTAAATATTCTGAACTTCTGAACTTCTAGTTTACcccaaatttaatttgaaaaatgataaattgtattacttataattataataaaagttaataacagaccaataaaagtaataaaagtaaaatgttAGTactaaagataataaattaacaataaggATAATGCAGTAAAAGATAATTAGATGTCAGTAACTTTTAAGGTAAAGGACAGCTCGTTAGCTAGATGAGATAAGCTTCCGGGGATTTACTGATATGAGCGAACTTTCATATAATAATGTACACATAGTTATAgtaacacatatatattagtatgTTACATGTATGAGAAATACTAGAGCAAAGATGGATACTGACCTACACTGTTGGTCGACGTTACCCAGCTACTGAGATAGTAGATAATTATAATGTTATAAGTAATTAAGCACAAGATCCACTTGGATTCGCGATCCTCgaggattttataaattattttaaatccaaGTCTTCTTGTTATCTCAATTTTATCATCTggaattcatttattatcatcaaaattaaataccgcGGAAAAAAATTGCTGAGTGTAAGAAGTGAATACggctattatttaaattcaaattcactctGTCACTTGGAGTtctggagtaaaaaaaaaaattttaatttccaattaCTATAATCCATTTTAACGTCAAAATACCCCCCCTcctaagtaaattttactccaaggatacgaaatcaatgaaaaatcatcCTCTTGGAATTTAAGCCAcgttcactccgaaaattttttaatttgaaaaaaaaaaaaaaaaaaaaaaaaaaacaactaattGATGTTCAATTACTGGTCACTagacaaatattaattaaattatttttattttgtattttgaaatttaaaaatcgctcaaaaaaatttgtcatatttttaaatttagaatagccaccgattttttttttcaccaattactagactaattatcaaaatttttaattaattttcaaattattaccattatcAATGACAATCGAATAGTCccttccattttttttttcagtgaataCCATTATCGCCCATTTTTgtcggttttttaaatttttttagtagacTATTAACCAACAAcgcattatttaaatatttaataacttataacTAATATTATAGTTCCTTACTGCGAAAATGCGAACAACTGATAACAGTTTTCAAAAGATAACTAAacctgtaatttatttttaatcatttccaCCAATTACTTATcgctctttatttatttttacaagtaattttaaaaatttttaaaataattataattaatcataaatttaaaaattcaaaaatttaaattaagccCGCCAAATTtcatatcaatttaaaaaaatccatgagTCAGCTcagcaaaaatttattttttccccaataatttttgacatcaaaaaaaaaaaaatacaaaataattcgaattgcAGTGTTCAAGCGTATAACCTAAAGTTCGTGCACTGACCGCCATCTTGTAATGAAAATCACAACTACATAGCCAATCACCTCATCGAAATGTCGAGCAAACAGTTCCTGCCTACAAAAACTGtttctattttatcataaGAGTTATCAAGACAGCCAacacttgaaatttaaattcttagtTTTCgcgggaaaattaaaaaattttgtttgtgaTTCGAATTCCTAGCTGAGTAAAGACGCAACTGAGTGGCAGTCAATGGGGATGCTAATTAATTTGCAATCGAAATAGTTGACAGTAACTTAAAGTAAATGTTCCTCATTCAgttttttctcataatttaCGTCACTCTGAGTTCGTGTTGTAAAGTAGAAGACCTAGTACGCAAGTATtgattattcttattacttgcgcggtaaatttaaaaattcgaaaaataaattattaaaaattggagATAACTAATGGTGTGTTCGGACCCTGGTTAATAGAATTATACGGGACCGGTTTATAGAATGACAGGTAAAGTAAATGAAGGATATTACATTGATTATAATAAAGTACtgctgttttatttattaaattgacatATAGAAagttcattataaaaattttgttgtgtTTTAATTTCTCAAATCTATACAATCATTTcgtatttatatgaaaatatatgaattgatttcaataaatgtgcttttcaaaaaaatgtaaaatggataggaaaaatatgtaaattttaaattctaaatataaaatatttagtacaGAACTTTTATGCAATCgcagtattaatttaatagtttaaacggaatattttaattgttaaattaaatcgataattacaatcgttcattttttttcttaaataaaattttttaattaatatcagtctattattatttctatcaaaaaatataaataacttatactatatattttatctagtCTATCATCacagtgtaaattttttttaatttacatcaTGTT encodes the following:
- the LOC103578658 gene encoding zinc transporter 6-A-like translates to MALNAYVNTIIFNIFVLVVCFISICISRSSLLTSSYSKNENNYRSGSSCFVDSAFIKFVNTNSNITNSKTNNNNNNSNNDNNDNSKISLTFEQKYEVFALLISTCVLLILQAFVSIEIIIRIGNQPRINAGRIGFGAILGFLAHIGTIVAYPDAGLNHVICCIPCPTFKGCNPIVSGNIISAIILCATHFIIHFWEIHIIDTAAAFILIGLTTRTILPLGFYTLNVILQKVPDYIIDELDKCLKEALNIDGVLEFRNEKFWFQSFGKLAGSLSVRIRRNANESYVINKVTKHLSKIVSSLKVEEFNDTRFGNAANFNADYNNSLEYYIDEILPRDSKIDEDVREWSTDGNVKVMKINEVLGNGFNFNFGVKVSFENNSDNGNNSISNSRSLRDGTRPRIRDENCCLGHEKSFFNNNNDDYNDGLMTLYRNENVKVIDHLHRDRKVDF